In a genomic window of Scyliorhinus torazame isolate Kashiwa2021f unplaced genomic scaffold, sScyTor2.1 scaffold_1118, whole genome shotgun sequence:
- the LOC140407030 gene encoding uncharacterized protein: protein MEKPWKCEDCGKGFTAPHELATHQRSHTGERPFTCSHCEKGFTDFYSLRRHERVHTGERPFTCSDCGKGFTQLSNLQSHQRVHTGERPFTCSQCEKGFIDIGRLRRHERVHTGERPFTCSQCEKGFTNIGRLRRHERVHTGERPFICTVCDMGFTRLHHLQTHQRVHTGERPYICTVCDKGFTQLSSLQRHQRVHTGERPYTCSVCDKGFTQLSGLRSHNVTHTKSRPFKCSDCRRGFKSSWLLMSHQRIHTEERPFSCSLCTKRFQTSSTLRRHQRVHTGKKPFTCSHCGEGFTLSSNMLRHQRVHQ, encoded by the coding sequence atggagaaaccatggaaatgtgaggattgtgggaagggattcacagccccacacgagctggcaacgcatcaacgcagtcacactggagagaggccgttcacctgctctcactgtgaaaagggattcactgactttTACAGCctacggagacacgaacgagttcacactggggagagaccgttcacctgctctgactgtgggaagggattcactcagttatccaacctgcagtcacaccagcgagttcacactggagagaggcctttcacctgctctcagtgtgaaaagggattcattgacattggcagactgcggagacacgaacgagttcacactggagagagacctttcacctgctctcagtgtgaaaagggattcactaacattggcagactgcggagacacgaaagagttcataccggggagaggccattcatctgcactgtgtgtgatatgggattcactcggttacaccacctgcagacacaccagcgagttcacaccggggagaggccgtacatctgcactgtgtgtgataagggattcactcaattatccagcctgcagagacaccagcgagttcacacgggggagaggccgtacacctgctctgtgtgtgataagggattcactcaattatccggcctgcgtagccacaatgtcactcacaccaagagcaggccctttaaatgctctgactgcaggaggggtttcaaaagctcttggctactgatgtcccaccagcgcattcacactgaggagagaccgttcagctgctctctctgcacaaagaggtttcaaacatcatccacattgcggagacaccagcgagttcacactggaaagaagccattcacctgctctcactgtggggagggattcactctgtcgtccaacatgctgagacaccaaagggttcaccagTGA